A genomic region of Chryseobacterium sp. KACC 21268 contains the following coding sequences:
- a CDS encoding cysteine synthase family protein, translating to MTNVYDNILGLIGNTPLVKLNHVTKDIPATVYAKLESYNPGHSTKDRIALHIIENAEKKGLIKPDSVIVETTSGNTGFSIAMVCIVKGYKCILAVSDKTKAEKIAYLKALGATVYVCPASVPADDPRSYYEVAKRIARETPNSVYINQYFNELNIDAHYQTTGPELWNQTDGKITHVFACTGTGGTLSGTAKYLKEQNPDIKVIGVDADGSILKTYHETGKINKTEIHPYQIEGLGKNLIPGALLFDKIDEYIRVNDEMSAYRTREIALKEAIMGGYTTGAVTQALIQYANSHEFKSDDLVVLIFPDHGSRYITKVYSDKWMEEQGFINNCFHNYDEIFKTEIIK from the coding sequence ATGACGAATGTATACGATAATATTCTTGGTTTGATTGGCAACACCCCGTTGGTCAAATTGAATCACGTTACCAAGGACATTCCTGCGACAGTATACGCTAAGTTGGAGTCTTATAATCCAGGCCATTCTACAAAAGACAGAATTGCCCTTCACATCATAGAAAATGCAGAAAAGAAAGGTTTGATCAAACCCGACTCTGTCATAGTTGAAACCACGTCCGGCAACACCGGATTTTCTATAGCGATGGTTTGTATCGTAAAAGGTTACAAATGCATCCTTGCCGTAAGTGATAAAACAAAAGCGGAAAAAATCGCCTATCTTAAAGCTTTGGGAGCAACCGTTTATGTTTGCCCAGCTTCTGTTCCGGCAGATGACCCAAGGTCTTACTATGAAGTTGCAAAAAGAATTGCAAGAGAAACGCCTAACTCGGTTTACATCAATCAATATTTCAACGAATTGAATATTGATGCGCACTACCAGACAACCGGACCTGAACTTTGGAATCAAACCGATGGAAAAATCACCCACGTTTTTGCTTGTACAGGTACTGGAGGAACACTTTCTGGAACTGCAAAATATTTGAAAGAACAAAATCCTGATATCAAAGTAATCGGCGTAGATGCAGACGGATCGATCCTGAAAACTTACCACGAAACAGGAAAGATCAATAAAACAGAGATTCACCCTTATCAAATCGAAGGTCTTGGAAAAAACTTGATCCCAGGCGCACTTCTTTTCGATAAAATTGATGAATACATCAGAGTGAATGACGAAATGTCCGCTTACAGAACCCGCGAAATAGCTTTGAAGGAAGCAATAATGGGCGGTTACACAACCGGCGCAGTCACTCAAGCTTTGATCCAATACGCCAATTCCCACGAATTTAAAAGTGATGACTTGGTTGTCTTAATATTCCCAGATCACGGTTCACGCTACATCACCAAAGTTTACAGCGACAAATGGATGGAAGAGCAAGGTTTTATCAATAATTGTTTCCACAATTACGATGAGATCTTCAAAACAGAAATTATCAAATAA
- a CDS encoding MazG-like protein, whose protein sequence is MTNDNFNEIIERSIKIRKSYHDLELKQNGKVWTIEQDALGFLSDAGLVGRNTMSHEKTWSKANSDEELEHKLAESIWWIINLSDRMDIDIKVAMDKFLTKTENLFK, encoded by the coding sequence ATGACAAATGATAATTTTAATGAAATCATAGAACGGTCAATCAAAATCCGTAAATCATACCACGATTTGGAACTCAAACAAAACGGTAAAGTCTGGACAATAGAACAGGATGCTTTGGGATTTTTGTCCGATGCAGGATTGGTTGGAAGAAACACAATGTCTCACGAGAAAACTTGGTCCAAAGCTAATTCTGATGAAGAATTGGAACATAAACTTGCTGAATCAATTTGGTGGATCATCAACCTTTCCGACAGAATGGACATCGATATCAAAGTAGCAATGGATAAATTCCTTACTAAAACTGAAAACCTATTCAAATAA
- a CDS encoding DUF1697 domain-containing protein — protein sequence MKKFCAFLRGVNVKGTNMKMADVCKVFLDSGMQNVSSVLASGNILFQSDKDAAELKSVLEKAMSDHFNYDAFLFIKNEEEINDIFKNDPFPPKENFHNYAFLGSEKVEETLLEEFEKAIKEEGEQGSIVNQIFYWQVPKGQTLNSTFGKILGRKSLKDKMTSRNINTFEKIIKKLI from the coding sequence ATGAAAAAATTCTGTGCTTTTCTTCGTGGCGTCAATGTCAAAGGAACCAATATGAAAATGGCCGATGTCTGCAAAGTCTTTTTAGACAGTGGAATGCAGAATGTTTCCTCGGTTCTGGCTTCAGGTAATATCCTATTTCAATCAGATAAAGATGCGGCAGAATTGAAGTCTGTTTTAGAAAAGGCAATGTCTGACCATTTCAATTATGACGCATTTCTCTTCATCAAAAACGAAGAGGAAATCAATGATATTTTCAAAAACGATCCATTTCCGCCGAAGGAAAATTTTCACAATTACGCTTTTCTCGGCAGCGAAAAAGTAGAAGAGACATTATTGGAAGAATTCGAAAAAGCAATCAAAGAAGAAGGCGAACAGGGAAGCATTGTAAACCAGATCTTTTATTGGCAAGTCCCGAAAGGTCAGACACTCAATTCAACATTTGGTAAAATCCTTGGCAGGAAAAGTTTAAAAGATAAAATGACGAGCCGGAATATTAATACTTTTGAAAAAATTATAAAAAAACTAATATGA
- the kdsA gene encoding 3-deoxy-8-phosphooctulonate synthase, with the protein MIQYLDKIHHKDSKNFFLIAGPCAIEDETMALQIAEHIVKLSDKYNIPYIFKGSFRKANRSRVDSFTGIGDEKALKILRKVGETFNVPTTTDIHENAHAALAAEYVDVLQIPAFLVRQTDLLISAAETGKAVSLKKGQFLSPEAMKFAVQKVRDSGNDKTAIIERGNTFGYSDLVVDFRGIPTMREYSPVILDVTHSLQQPNQNSGVTGGRPELIETIAKAGIAVGADGLFIETHPDPSIAKSDGANMLKLDLLDDLLGKLTRIREAIL; encoded by the coding sequence ATGATACAATACCTAGATAAAATTCATCACAAAGATTCCAAAAACTTCTTCCTGATTGCAGGACCTTGTGCCATCGAAGACGAAACAATGGCTTTGCAAATCGCAGAACATATCGTGAAACTTTCTGATAAATATAATATTCCTTACATCTTCAAAGGCTCATTTAGAAAAGCGAATAGAAGCCGTGTGGATTCTTTCACGGGAATTGGCGACGAGAAAGCTTTGAAGATCCTGAGAAAAGTAGGAGAGACGTTCAACGTTCCTACAACTACTGATATTCACGAGAATGCTCACGCCGCTTTGGCAGCAGAATATGTGGACGTTTTGCAGATCCCGGCGTTCCTGGTTAGACAAACTGATCTTTTGATCTCAGCAGCAGAAACCGGAAAAGCGGTAAGTCTTAAAAAAGGACAATTTCTTTCTCCGGAAGCAATGAAATTTGCTGTTCAGAAAGTGAGAGATTCCGGGAATGATAAAACCGCAATTATCGAAAGAGGAAATACGTTTGGTTATTCAGATCTAGTAGTAGACTTCCGTGGAATCCCTACGATGAGAGAATATTCTCCGGTGATTTTGGATGTGACGCATTCACTTCAACAGCCAAATCAGAATTCTGGAGTTACAGGCGGAAGACCGGAATTGATAGAAACGATTGCAAAAGCTGGGATTGCTGTTGGTGCAGATGGATTGTTTATCGAGACGCATCCAGATCCTTCCATTGCAAAATCCGATGGCGCCAATATGCTGAAGCTTGATCTGCTTGATGATTTGCTTGGAAAATTAACAAGAATTAGAGAAGCTATTTTATAA
- a CDS encoding pyridoxal phosphate-dependent aminotransferase family protein — protein MDIFERIKQNPGPLGQFADYAEGYYIFPRLEGPIGPRMKFQGKDVIFWSANDYLGLCNHPEVLEADAKAAAEYGMFYPMGARAMSGETDQHLQLERELAEFVQKESAYLLNFGYQGMVSCIDALVSRNDVIVYDVDSHACIVDGVRLHSGKRFTYRHNDIASLEKNLQRAQKVTEETGGGILVITEGVFGMRGQQGKLKEIIALKEKYGFRILVDDAHGFGTLGATGAGAGEEQGCQDEIDVYFSTFAKSMAGFGAFLAGNKEIIRYLKFNLRSQIFAKSLTMPMVIGGLKRLELLRSRPEIKAKLWENVEKLQGGLKKIGYNLGDTNTCVTPVFIQGNPVEAMLLARDLRENYGIFTSVVSYPVIPKGMILLRLIPTASHTDAEINETLEAFESIYKKLETGYYKELEAQQIKEQNLQFKEI, from the coding sequence ATGGACATTTTTGAAAGAATAAAACAGAATCCAGGTCCTTTGGGACAATTTGCAGACTATGCAGAAGGCTATTATATTTTCCCACGATTGGAAGGTCCAATTGGGCCGAGAATGAAGTTCCAAGGGAAAGACGTGATCTTCTGGAGTGCCAATGATTATTTAGGACTTTGCAACCATCCAGAAGTTCTTGAAGCCGATGCGAAAGCCGCTGCAGAGTATGGGATGTTTTATCCAATGGGCGCTAGAGCAATGTCTGGCGAGACCGATCAGCATTTGCAGTTGGAAAGAGAATTGGCAGAATTTGTTCAGAAAGAATCCGCATATCTTTTGAATTTTGGTTACCAGGGAATGGTGTCTTGTATCGATGCTTTGGTCTCCAGAAATGACGTGATCGTTTATGACGTAGATTCTCACGCCTGTATCGTGGATGGTGTAAGATTGCACTCTGGAAAACGTTTCACTTACAGACACAACGATATCGCTAGTCTTGAAAAAAACCTTCAAAGAGCTCAAAAAGTGACCGAAGAAACTGGAGGCGGAATTCTTGTAATTACCGAAGGAGTTTTCGGAATGAGAGGACAGCAAGGGAAATTGAAAGAAATCATTGCACTTAAAGAAAAATATGGTTTCAGAATTTTGGTGGATGATGCGCACGGATTTGGGACACTTGGCGCAACTGGCGCTGGTGCTGGAGAAGAGCAAGGTTGCCAAGACGAGATCGATGTTTATTTCTCTACTTTCGCAAAATCTATGGCTGGTTTCGGAGCGTTCCTTGCAGGAAACAAAGAGATCATCCGTTATCTGAAATTCAACCTTAGATCTCAGATCTTTGCAAAATCTTTGACAATGCCAATGGTAATCGGAGGTTTGAAGAGATTGGAACTTCTGAGATCAAGACCAGAGATCAAAGCTAAACTTTGGGAAAATGTCGAAAAACTTCAAGGTGGACTTAAGAAGATCGGATACAATCTTGGAGATACCAACACTTGTGTAACGCCAGTTTTCATCCAGGGAAATCCTGTTGAAGCAATGCTTTTGGCGAGAGATCTTAGAGAAAATTACGGCATTTTCACATCAGTTGTTTCTTATCCTGTGATTCCAAAAGGAATGATCTTGCTAAGATTGATTCCAACAGCTTCTCACACAGATGCAGAAATCAACGAAACGCTCGAAGCTTTCGAATCAATTTATAAAAAACTGGAAACGGGCTATTATAAAGAGTTGGAAGCGCAACAGATCAAAGAGCAGAATTTGCAGTTTAAAGAAATTTAA
- a CDS encoding phytanoyl-CoA dioxygenase family protein, with translation MKQLQQYKTEIFQKGFTIINDVFSEQEINQIINVIDSIDMSKETFRKSEDLFAIRQFLNEVPESHRFIFNDNIRKIINEIFGTDYFVVKSIYFDKPEKSNWYVSYHQDLTISVDKKLELNGFGPWTTKQNQFAVQPPIDYLKNIFTIRIHLDDTNENNGALKVVPNSHSKEIYRPETIDWNVETEEICSVNKGGIMIMKPLILHGSNRTTNNQKRRVIHIEFSSMELPEEINWSERLN, from the coding sequence ATGAAACAGCTACAACAATATAAAACTGAAATCTTCCAAAAAGGATTCACAATCATAAACGACGTTTTTTCTGAACAAGAAATCAATCAAATCATTAATGTCATTGATTCCATAGATATGTCAAAGGAAACTTTCAGGAAATCGGAAGACCTTTTTGCGATTAGACAATTCTTGAATGAAGTTCCTGAAAGTCATCGATTTATCTTTAATGATAACATTAGGAAAATCATTAATGAAATTTTTGGGACTGATTATTTCGTGGTGAAAAGTATCTATTTTGATAAACCTGAAAAATCCAATTGGTATGTTTCCTATCATCAGGATTTGACGATTTCGGTTGATAAGAAATTAGAATTAAATGGTTTTGGACCTTGGACGACGAAGCAAAATCAATTTGCTGTTCAGCCTCCAATTGATTATTTGAAAAATATTTTCACGATTAGAATCCATCTGGATGACACTAATGAGAATAATGGCGCGTTGAAAGTTGTTCCAAATTCCCACAGCAAAGAAATCTACCGGCCGGAAACTATCGACTGGAATGTGGAAACCGAAGAGATTTGCTCCGTCAACAAAGGCGGAATTATGATAATGAAACCATTGATTCTTCACGGCTCAAACAGAACCACCAACAATCAAAAACGCAGAGTCATCCACATCGAGTTTTCTAGTATGGAATTGCCTGAGGAAATCAATTGGTCGGAAAGATTGAACTAA
- a CDS encoding serine hydrolase, which yields MYKSLFSSFFLFSFVLFNAQIEEKKLDELIQNSLKTFDVPGMSVGIVKDGKVIYAKGFGVRSLKNNHPMDENTLVGIASNSKGFTCTALAILADEGKINWDDKVSKYIPEFQMADPYVSQNVTIKDLVTHRAGLGLGQGDLMFFPEGGSLTVNDIVHNVRYLKPENPFRTTLDYNNIMFIVAGEVIHRVSGLQWADFIEQKILKPVGMTASFGSYNRAKNSQNIIDAHAPVDGKAIAVPHDWNETANAAGGIMSNIKDMTTWADFLLNGFVTKDGKRLVSEKNVHELWCLQIADKVGATSPYETKFYGYGLGWFLSDVKGHLQVQHSGGLIGMVTHFTLIPDMKLGIVVLTNQQSGAAFSTITNSVKDAYLKVENRDWLKLYGERSKKNDERFAKQKKEIYDKASKFKSELKDDQFIGWYKDEWFGIVEVSKVGKGYRIISKSSPRLKGDLIPYSANSFVAKWDDRSYDADSFFILNFDENGKAVSAKMKPISDVTDFSFDFEDLDLKKVN from the coding sequence ATGTACAAATCACTATTTTCTTCCTTTTTCCTTTTCTCTTTCGTCTTGTTCAATGCTCAGATCGAGGAGAAAAAACTCGACGAACTGATTCAAAACTCGCTTAAAACATTTGACGTTCCAGGAATGTCGGTTGGGATTGTGAAAGATGGAAAAGTGATTTATGCCAAAGGTTTCGGTGTTCGTTCGCTTAAAAATAATCACCCAATGGATGAGAATACGTTGGTCGGAATTGCTTCTAACAGCAAAGGTTTCACTTGCACCGCTTTGGCGATTCTGGCAGATGAAGGCAAGATCAACTGGGACGACAAAGTCAGCAAATATATTCCGGAGTTTCAAATGGCGGATCCTTACGTTTCTCAAAATGTGACCATCAAAGATCTGGTGACGCACAGAGCTGGATTAGGTTTAGGCCAAGGCGATCTGATGTTTTTCCCGGAAGGCGGAAGTTTGACCGTGAATGACATCGTCCATAATGTTCGATATTTGAAACCTGAAAATCCGTTCAGAACGACTTTGGATTACAACAATATTATGTTCATCGTTGCAGGCGAAGTGATTCACAGGGTTTCTGGTTTGCAATGGGCAGATTTCATCGAGCAAAAAATTCTGAAACCTGTCGGAATGACAGCGAGTTTCGGCTCTTACAACCGAGCAAAAAATTCCCAAAATATCATCGATGCACACGCGCCAGTAGATGGAAAAGCGATTGCGGTTCCACACGATTGGAACGAAACTGCGAACGCGGCAGGCGGAATTATGAGCAACATCAAAGATATGACGACCTGGGCAGATTTCCTTCTGAATGGTTTTGTGACTAAAGATGGAAAACGCTTGGTTTCTGAGAAAAATGTGCACGAACTTTGGTGCCTTCAGATTGCTGACAAAGTTGGAGCGACTTCGCCTTACGAGACGAAGTTTTATGGTTATGGATTGGGTTGGTTTCTGAGCGATGTGAAAGGTCATTTGCAAGTTCAGCACAGCGGTGGTTTGATTGGAATGGTAACACATTTTACCTTGATTCCGGATATGAAACTGGGAATTGTGGTTTTGACCAATCAACAATCTGGCGCTGCTTTTTCAACAATCACCAACTCTGTGAAAGATGCTTATTTGAAAGTTGAAAACCGTGATTGGCTGAAGCTTTATGGCGAGAGAAGCAAGAAAAATGACGAGCGTTTTGCAAAGCAGAAGAAAGAGATTTACGACAAAGCTTCGAAATTCAAATCTGAGTTGAAGGACGACCAATTCATCGGTTGGTACAAAGACGAATGGTTTGGGATTGTTGAGGTTTCCAAAGTTGGAAAAGGCTACAGAATTATTTCTAAATCTTCTCCAAGATTGAAAGGCGATTTGATTCCATATTCTGCCAATTCTTTTGTGGCGAAGTGGGATGATAGAAGCTATGATGCCGATTCTTTTTTCATTTTAAATTTTGATGAAAATGGAAAAGCGGTTTCTGCGAAAATGAAACCAATCTCTGATGTCACGGATTTTAGTTTTGATTTTGAGGATTTGGATTTGAAGAAGGTTAATTAA
- a CDS encoding leucine-rich repeat domain-containing protein: protein MRHHFADFLDKENDYWTIVPNVERYSYSLDTIIDDNSNVKIATLNKNDRNWKQVFDFPNIEEITLDEPNKEQVESLNNLTNIKRLRISFLRITDIEFISNLTNLEELVLEYVSGFSDLSPLRKLTKLKSLHFENLRKVSNFDGLKGINNLKYLKIDGTLDWNQPIENFSFLEGLPNLEVLALGFIMNKSDYPAFLPALNLYNLKQIKIGMATFDTKEYAFLETAFPKVKCLNFGNTLWTPLYQINDESTEFIGKGKRKLNLGNPNYENKIAEFLDEYENYKMEAREILKNYFSS, encoded by the coding sequence ATGAGACATCATTTTGCAGATTTTTTAGATAAAGAAAATGATTATTGGACAATTGTTCCAAATGTTGAAAGATATTCTTATTCTTTAGATACAATTATTGATGATAATTCAAATGTGAAAATTGCGACATTAAATAAGAATGATAGAAATTGGAAGCAAGTTTTTGATTTTCCTAATATTGAAGAAATAACTTTAGATGAACCAAATAAAGAGCAAGTTGAATCTCTGAATAATCTTACTAATATTAAGCGATTAAGAATTTCTTTTTTGAGAATCACGGATATTGAATTTATTTCAAATCTTACAAATCTAGAAGAGTTAGTTTTGGAATATGTTTCAGGTTTTTCAGATTTATCTCCACTACGAAAACTTACAAAATTGAAGTCCCTGCATTTTGAAAACTTAAGAAAAGTATCGAATTTTGATGGTTTGAAGGGAATAAATAATTTAAAATATCTAAAAATTGATGGAACTTTAGATTGGAATCAACCAATTGAAAATTTTTCTTTCCTAGAAGGATTACCAAATTTAGAAGTCCTTGCTTTGGGTTTTATAATGAATAAAAGTGATTATCCTGCATTTTTACCAGCTTTGAATTTGTATAACTTAAAACAAATAAAAATTGGAATGGCAACATTTGACACTAAAGAATATGCTTTTCTAGAAACCGCATTTCCAAAAGTTAAATGTTTAAATTTTGGAAATACTTTATGGACGCCACTATATCAAATAAATGACGAATCCACCGAATTTATAGGGAAAGGAAAACGAAAATTAAATTTAGGTAATCCTAATTATGAAAATAAGATAGCTGAATTTTTAGACGAATACGAAAATTACAAAATGGAGGCACGCGAAATCCTTAAAAACTACTTTTCTTCATAA
- a CDS encoding DUF2723 domain-containing protein, with amino-acid sequence MKNWAFKQWNTILGWVVFAIAFITYLSTIEPNFSFWDCGEYISSAVKLEVTHAPGAALFQLVGAVAALFAFGDGQNYSLVINAMSALCSAFTILFLFWTITHLVRRLLNREFENITIAEEIATLFAGAVGALCFTFSDSFWFSAVEGEVYAMASMFIALIVWLITKWENEYLEKDNERWIILLFFIIGLSVGVHMMCMLALPAVCLIYYTRNYKFTWKSFLIANAVTLLILIIVFKIIFPVIMTLFGKSEVFFVNGLGLPFHSGTVFAFVILIVLCYLLITYTKKTGKSLYQTIALSVVYMMIGFSCWLVIPIRAIANPPMNLNDPDNALGMLDYYNREQYGDWPTLYGQNYTAYLDPNGIQKNEDGSYKTVKTGDTYEKDPVTGRYRLVGEKFNYVFSPEHVSLFPRMFSEDKSVMPNYISMYGAPDFTFNYGNEEISESPEAKQFFDELRQKYDNGTIKMDDYLKAKQFGLINVQRPTLAQNIDYFITFQNYFYFVRYLLWNYSGRQNDVEGHMENTNGNFITGIPFIDNNLWGDQAEMPAKFQNESTVKFFMLPLILGMIGFFFQLNRDFGRFYAILSLFILTSVMIVFYTGMKPFEPRERDYAMVGSFYAFAIWIGLGVAAIYWLLQKKIKSKGAQILVGVILLGVPLMMGFQNYNVHDRSERYAAYDYAYSSLKSLPKNGIMFVYGDNDTYPVWAIQETEEFRRDVKVVNFTLLSTPWNIDQVKRRTYDSMPVPSTLVHEDYREGSNDQVFLMGKQEWENIFANMKEQGAPDTEFASFRKYLTQDSMTLKEAVNFLKMKSPEKDEIIKMIFGEERYEKFNFLPVSKFVLPVNVNNAVKAGIITPAEAQKAEKQIVISYKGSSMFKNNLLMMDILANFDWKRPINFSSGGIYDGSNLFFLSNYLKYDGHSYRLVPIKTEESVDGELGMVNADELYNTVKNYRWGNFKHLKTHFDETCTQNIVSYRSSASRAAEALVLKGDKKRAIEILDLVSREIPVSKYNDPRSLSSIVYAYIVAGQEQKGLKLAEDLKKGIFNEYDYYTRLSPKFQVYAGRQMKTKPMEYSLVVGAVADAYNKIGQKDKGYAYLVNSLNVIDKRFDGFIKDLQEMGKEKAFKKADDVQQVTSFYSYLFDIMKDYDTTYEAEKMDQITKKLMKVTQ; translated from the coding sequence ATGAAGAACTGGGCTTTTAAACAATGGAACACCATTCTCGGATGGGTCGTTTTCGCAATTGCATTCATTACCTACTTATCAACCATCGAACCTAATTTCAGTTTTTGGGATTGTGGAGAATATATCTCTTCAGCCGTAAAATTGGAGGTAACCCACGCACCTGGAGCAGCTTTGTTTCAATTGGTGGGCGCCGTGGCAGCCTTGTTTGCTTTCGGTGACGGGCAAAATTATTCTTTGGTCATCAATGCGATGTCTGCGTTGTGCAGTGCATTCACCATTTTATTTTTGTTTTGGACGATCACACATCTTGTAAGAAGATTATTAAACAGAGAATTCGAAAACATCACAATTGCAGAAGAGATTGCAACATTGTTTGCCGGAGCCGTTGGTGCTTTGTGTTTTACATTTTCGGATTCATTTTGGTTTTCAGCCGTAGAAGGCGAAGTTTATGCAATGGCAAGTATGTTTATCGCATTAATTGTCTGGCTTATCACGAAGTGGGAAAACGAATATCTCGAAAAAGATAATGAGCGTTGGATCATCCTATTGTTCTTTATCATCGGTCTTTCTGTCGGTGTTCATATGATGTGTATGTTGGCTTTGCCAGCGGTTTGCTTGATCTATTATACAAGGAATTACAAGTTCACTTGGAAGTCATTTTTGATCGCCAATGCTGTGACTTTATTAATATTAATCATTGTTTTCAAAATCATTTTCCCAGTCATTATGACCTTGTTTGGGAAATCTGAAGTATTCTTTGTGAACGGTTTAGGATTGCCTTTCCATTCAGGGACTGTTTTTGCTTTTGTGATTTTGATCGTTCTTTGTTATCTGTTAATTACTTATACAAAAAAAACAGGGAAATCTCTCTACCAAACGATTGCATTGTCAGTCGTTTATATGATGATTGGGTTCTCTTGCTGGTTGGTCATTCCGATCCGTGCGATTGCAAATCCACCAATGAACCTGAATGATCCCGATAATGCTTTGGGAATGTTGGATTATTACAACCGTGAACAATACGGCGATTGGCCAACTTTGTACGGTCAAAATTACACTGCTTATTTGGATCCAAACGGAATTCAGAAAAATGAAGATGGAAGTTATAAAACCGTAAAAACCGGCGATACTTACGAGAAAGATCCTGTAACTGGACGTTACCGTTTGGTAGGCGAAAAATTCAATTATGTTTTCAGTCCGGAACACGTGAGTTTGTTTCCAAGAATGTTTAGCGAAGATAAATCTGTGATGCCAAATTACATCTCGATGTATGGTGCACCAGATTTTACTTTCAACTATGGTAACGAAGAAATTTCTGAAAGTCCGGAAGCTAAACAATTCTTTGACGAACTTCGTCAAAAATATGATAACGGAACCATTAAAATGGATGATTACCTGAAAGCTAAACAGTTCGGACTGATCAACGTTCAGCGTCCAACTTTGGCTCAGAATATCGATTATTTTATCACATTCCAAAATTATTTCTACTTCGTAAGATATTTGCTTTGGAACTATTCCGGAAGACAGAATGATGTGGAAGGTCACATGGAAAATACCAACGGAAACTTCATCACAGGAATTCCATTCATCGATAACAATCTGTGGGGCGATCAAGCTGAAATGCCTGCTAAATTCCAAAATGAAAGTACTGTTAAGTTCTTTATGTTACCTTTGATTTTAGGAATGATCGGGTTTTTCTTCCAGCTGAATAGAGACTTTGGAAGATTCTATGCGATATTGTCATTATTTATTTTAACGAGTGTGATGATTGTGTTTTACACAGGAATGAAACCGTTTGAACCTCGTGAAAGAGATTACGCAATGGTCGGATCCTTCTACGCATTTGCGATTTGGATTGGTCTTGGTGTCGCTGCAATCTATTGGCTGCTTCAGAAAAAAATTAAGAGCAAAGGTGCTCAGATTTTGGTTGGCGTTATTTTGTTGGGTGTACCATTGATGATGGGCTTCCAGAATTACAATGTTCATGACAGAAGCGAGCGATATGCAGCCTATGACTATGCGTACTCAAGTTTAAAATCACTACCGAAGAATGGAATTATGTTCGTTTATGGTGATAATGATACTTACCCAGTTTGGGCTATTCAGGAAACTGAGGAATTCCGCAGAGATGTAAAAGTGGTGAATTTCACATTGCTTTCTACACCTTGGAATATTGATCAGGTGAAAAGAAGAACTTACGACTCAATGCCTGTACCTTCGACTTTGGTACACGAGGATTACCGCGAAGGTTCCAATGATCAGGTCTTCTTGATGGGAAAACAAGAGTGGGAAAACATTTTTGCCAATATGAAGGAGCAAGGCGCGCCGGATACCGAGTTTGCATCATTCAGAAAATATCTCACTCAGGATTCTATGACCTTGAAGGAAGCAGTTAACTTCCTAAAAATGAAATCGCCAGAGAAAGATGAAATTATAAAAATGATATTCGGTGAAGAGCGTTACGAAAAATTCAACTTCCTTCCCGTTTCCAAATTTGTACTCCCTGTAAATGTCAATAACGCAGTGAAAGCCGGAATCATCACACCAGCTGAGGCGCAAAAAGCAGAGAAACAGATTGTGATCAGTTACAAAGGATCCAGTATGTTCAAAAACAATCTGTTGATGATGGATATCCTTGCGAATTTTGATTGGAAACGTCCGATCAACTTCTCTAGTGGCGGAATATACGACGGAAGTAACCTGTTTTTCCTTTCCAACTATCTGAAATATGATGGTCACAGCTACAGATTGGTGCCAATCAAAACTGAAGAATCTGTAGATGGAGAACTTGGAATGGTGAATGCTGATGAACTTTACAATACAGTCAAAAATTACCGATGGGGCAATTTCAAACATCTGAAAACACATTTTGATGAGACTTGTACACAGAATATTGTGAGCTACAGATCATCCGCAAGCCGTGCAGCAGAAGCTTTGGTTCTGAAGGGTGATAAGAAAAGAGCTATCGAAATATTGGACTTAGTTAGCCGAGAGATTCCGGTTTCCAAATACAACGATCCAAGATCTTTAAGTTCCATCGTTTACGCCTACATCGTAGCAGGACAGGAACAGAAAGGTCTCAAACTGGCCGAGGATCTTAAAAAAGGAATTTTCAACGAGTATGATTATTACACACGATTATCTCCAAAATTCCAGGTTTATGCTGGCCGTCAGATGAAGACCAAACCAATGGAATATTCCCTGGTTGTAGGAGCAGTGGCTGATGCATACAACAAAATCGGACAGAAGGACAAAGGTTACGCCTATCTCGTAAACTCACTGAATGTCATTGATAAGAGATTCGACGGTTTCATCAAAGATCTGCAGGAGATGGGCAAGGAGAAAGCTTTCAAAAAGGCGGATGATGTGCAGCAAGTCACATCCTTCTACTCGTATCTCTTCGATATTATGAAAGATTATGACACCACTTACGAAGCTGAAAAGATGGATCAGATAACCAAAAAGCTGATGAAGGTCACACAATAA